The following are from one region of the Pseudodesulfovibrio piezophilus C1TLV30 genome:
- a CDS encoding LexA family protein has protein sequence MTINTGPKPPRSSQPHWVAEIKRPTRAEHVLPLLGESVPAGFPSPAEEYLEKSLDLNEFVAPRPEATFFVRVSGDSMIGAGIHHDDILVVDRSQRPHPGNVIIAHLDGEFTVKRLMRSEKGMELMPENPDYPSIPLTRDMEFEVWGVVRHVIHKL, from the coding sequence ATGACCATAAACACTGGGCCAAAGCCGCCCCGTTCATCGCAACCCCACTGGGTCGCGGAAATCAAACGTCCTACCAGGGCAGAGCATGTGCTGCCCCTGTTAGGGGAGTCCGTCCCTGCCGGATTTCCATCTCCTGCCGAAGAATACCTGGAGAAATCCCTGGATCTCAATGAATTTGTCGCCCCACGCCCTGAAGCAACCTTCTTTGTCCGTGTCTCCGGAGATTCCATGATCGGCGCAGGCATTCACCATGACGATATCCTGGTAGTGGACCGATCCCAGAGACCGCACCCCGGCAATGTTATCATCGCCCATCTGGATGGGGAATTCACGGTCAAGCGACTCATGCGATCAGAAAAGGGCATGGAACTGATGCCGGAAAATCCCGACTACCCTTCCATTCCACTGACTCGAGATATGGAATTCGAGGTCTGGGGTGTCGTGCGCCACGTTATTCACAAATTATAG
- a CDS encoding methylated-DNA--[protein]-cysteine S-methyltransferase codes for MLIHSVLTESFLGLVMMAATEHGLCAVEFGESESALNLSLAARFPKAEIRAGDASMIEQAGALADFIKQPIGEFPLPLDIQGTAFQQRVWLELRTIPAGETRTYSDVAEALDCPKSARAVAGACARNRLAVVIPCHRVVGKNGALTGYYWGIERKKALLKNERTLTP; via the coding sequence ATGCTTATCCACTCCGTCCTAACCGAATCCTTTCTCGGTCTTGTCATGATGGCTGCGACTGAACATGGATTGTGTGCCGTTGAATTCGGAGAATCCGAGTCCGCGCTGAATCTGAGCTTGGCTGCACGGTTTCCCAAAGCGGAAATCCGGGCCGGAGATGCTTCGATGATCGAACAGGCCGGTGCGCTCGCTGACTTCATCAAACAGCCAATTGGCGAATTCCCCTTGCCTCTGGATATTCAGGGAACCGCATTTCAGCAGCGCGTCTGGCTGGAGCTGCGGACCATCCCGGCCGGGGAAACACGAACATACAGCGATGTGGCCGAGGCCCTCGACTGCCCGAAATCAGCCAGGGCCGTTGCCGGAGCCTGCGCCCGGAATCGACTGGCTGTGGTCATACCATGCCACCGCGTCGTGGGAAAAAACGGGGCATTGACCGGCTATTATTGGGGGATTGAGCGGAAAAAGGCTCTTTTGAAAAATGAAAGGACACTGACTCCCTGA
- a CDS encoding SpoIIE family protein phosphatase, producing MTMKVSIRIKFFIILLAFSLGPLLLSRSILSRQAGRLTATISGNARDELLDIVSAELEHNAMSLLKILELSGETMSIGVRMLALEVEHQFSHGQKGGTTKSYRVGDFETASDAPPDLSVGKSYQTRTVSGKTRPFPFSLEFPAFKLPPPEEHHAFGPDEDALKRVVPTMKQLYAELTDNSQWFNIGLESGVFMTYPGHGHFPMQYDHREQQWYRRTRHSIGEVSWTAPGVDPSTRRAIASVSYPIRDRHGAFLGAASIDVPVSHLITDATLKSRWSDEIMSFMVIRYPGDTVANDGLLIIAQQSYDDGGRRHWMSGIEPEWMQSDDPEAFGRLLVAMNESESGVMQLPYKGRPCMWAFASNPDLSFLLIAPKSVIAELPDQVAGSMEFLFGRIRNISAFISGIMLIITGIMAWLGSRAVTKPLLLMADAVKRLAGGDFSARVTMKMGDERDELVDSLNEMGPKLQERLHLRRDMHLARGVQKLLLPQTEPVIAGYDISGGISYCEQTGGDYYDFIEVASPSGRAMGVVLGDVSGHGVPSALVMATARGQLHSLSQVLLTPRERVEAINTFLSRDLDGTGRFLTLFYLRLIEGSPNIRWVRAGHEPAIRYTPSSDHFSTLAGDGLALGVLEGFVFQDYQATLSTGEVLVLATDGVWEARDAKGEMFGKQRMLAIIRQNAHKSSEEIRLALMTAVGTHHGKRQEDDIAVVVIKKD from the coding sequence ATGACGATGAAAGTATCGATACGGATCAAATTCTTCATCATCCTCCTGGCTTTCAGCCTGGGGCCGTTGCTCCTGTCCCGTTCTATCCTGAGCAGGCAGGCAGGGAGACTGACGGCAACCATTTCCGGCAATGCAAGAGATGAATTGCTGGATATCGTCAGTGCCGAGTTGGAGCACAATGCCATGTCTCTGCTCAAGATTCTGGAACTGAGCGGTGAAACCATGAGCATCGGCGTCAGAATGCTGGCTCTGGAAGTCGAGCACCAGTTCAGTCATGGGCAAAAGGGCGGAACGACCAAGTCCTATCGTGTCGGTGATTTTGAAACAGCATCGGATGCGCCGCCAGATCTGAGCGTGGGAAAGTCCTATCAGACACGAACGGTGTCGGGCAAGACTCGCCCATTTCCTTTCAGTCTCGAATTTCCTGCTTTTAAACTGCCGCCCCCTGAAGAGCATCACGCTTTCGGACCTGATGAGGATGCTCTCAAAAGAGTCGTCCCTACCATGAAGCAGCTTTATGCTGAATTGACTGACAATTCGCAGTGGTTCAACATAGGCTTGGAGTCGGGAGTGTTCATGACATATCCTGGGCACGGGCACTTCCCCATGCAGTATGATCACCGGGAGCAGCAATGGTACAGGCGAACCCGCCATTCCATCGGAGAGGTCTCCTGGACGGCTCCGGGCGTGGATCCCTCAACCCGCCGGGCCATTGCCTCGGTCAGTTATCCTATACGAGATCGGCATGGCGCATTTCTTGGCGCGGCATCCATCGATGTGCCTGTCTCCCATCTCATTACCGACGCCACGCTCAAATCCCGGTGGAGTGACGAGATCATGTCTTTCATGGTCATCAGATATCCCGGAGATACCGTTGCCAATGATGGACTGCTCATTATCGCCCAGCAGTCGTATGACGACGGGGGGCGGAGACACTGGATGTCCGGCATCGAACCGGAATGGATGCAGTCTGACGATCCCGAGGCTTTTGGCCGGTTGCTGGTGGCCATGAATGAATCCGAAAGCGGCGTCATGCAGTTACCCTACAAGGGAAGGCCGTGCATGTGGGCGTTTGCCAGTAATCCGGATTTGAGTTTTCTGCTCATCGCTCCCAAATCGGTCATTGCCGAGTTGCCTGATCAGGTGGCCGGGTCCATGGAATTTCTTTTCGGGAGAATACGTAATATCTCCGCTTTCATCTCAGGCATCATGCTTATCATAACAGGGATTATGGCCTGGCTCGGTTCTCGGGCCGTCACCAAACCCCTGTTGCTGATGGCCGATGCGGTCAAACGTCTGGCCGGTGGGGATTTCTCGGCTCGTGTGACCATGAAGATGGGGGATGAACGGGATGAACTTGTGGATTCCCTCAATGAAATGGGACCCAAGCTTCAGGAGAGGCTGCATCTGCGCCGGGACATGCATCTCGCCAGGGGGGTCCAGAAACTCTTGCTCCCCCAGACAGAACCGGTCATTGCGGGGTATGACATTTCAGGAGGAATCTCCTACTGTGAACAGACTGGCGGGGACTACTATGATTTCATTGAAGTTGCCAGTCCTTCGGGCCGCGCCATGGGGGTCGTTCTGGGTGATGTCTCCGGCCACGGCGTGCCCTCGGCTCTGGTCATGGCGACCGCCAGGGGGCAGTTGCACTCACTCTCCCAGGTGCTGCTTACGCCACGCGAACGGGTGGAGGCCATCAATACTTTTTTGAGCCGGGATCTGGACGGGACAGGACGCTTCCTGACGCTTTTTTATCTCCGTCTCATCGAAGGGTCTCCCAATATCCGGTGGGTCCGGGCAGGGCATGAGCCTGCCATCCGTTATACTCCGTCCTCCGATCATTTCTCCACGCTGGCCGGGGATGGCCTGGCCCTGGGAGTTCTGGAGGGATTTGTGTTTCAGGACTATCAGGCAACCTTGAGCACCGGTGAAGTCCTGGTACTGGCCACGGACGGAGTCTGGGAGGCTCGGGATGCCAAGGGTGAGATGTTTGGCAAACAGAGAATGCTTGCCATCATCCGGCAGAATGCGCATAAGAGTTCCGAAGAGATACGGCTGGCTCTCATGACGGCCGTGGGGACTCATCATGGCAAGAGACAGGAAGATGACATAGCTGTCGTCGTTATCAAGAAGGACTGA
- a CDS encoding ATP-binding protein, producing MADTVISFQMTNRINCFECFQPKVEAFGAAHGLSAKVVFHLTLCLDELVTNIISYGYTDFDDHPIDVTVSLEGEEIIIRIEDDAEPFNILEAPEPELSLPLEKRARPVGGMGIHLVKNLMNKIKYTRENGKNVLVLKKTLCEGCCPHG from the coding sequence GTGGCTGACACCGTCATATCGTTTCAGATGACCAACAGGATAAACTGCTTTGAGTGTTTTCAACCCAAAGTGGAGGCCTTTGGCGCGGCGCATGGTCTGTCGGCCAAGGTGGTTTTCCATCTGACTCTCTGCCTCGACGAACTGGTCACCAATATCATCAGTTACGGGTATACCGATTTTGATGATCATCCCATTGATGTCACCGTGTCGTTGGAGGGTGAAGAAATTATCATACGGATCGAAGACGATGCCGAGCCTTTCAATATCCTTGAGGCACCGGAGCCGGAATTGAGTTTGCCGCTGGAAAAGCGCGCCCGGCCTGTCGGTGGCATGGGGATTCATTTGGTCAAGAATCTCATGAATAAAATCAAATATACAAGAGAGAACGGCAAGAATGTGCTTGTTCTCAAGAAAACACTTTGTGAAGGGTGCTGCCCGCATGGGTAG
- a CDS encoding STAS domain-containing protein translates to MIESSENGITILSIEGNLDADGTQAMEEKVIGLLENGETRLLFDFSGLDYINSSGLRVLVLAYQRLKKASGKVAICGIKDYIQEVFEVSGYDKIFPLYPNKVDALASM, encoded by the coding sequence ATGATTGAATCAAGCGAAAACGGCATCACCATTCTGTCCATCGAGGGAAATCTCGATGCCGACGGGACACAGGCCATGGAAGAAAAAGTCATCGGCTTGCTGGAAAATGGCGAGACCCGCCTGCTTTTTGATTTTTCCGGATTGGATTACATTAACAGCTCCGGTCTGCGGGTGCTTGTTCTTGCCTACCAGCGGCTCAAAAAGGCCTCGGGCAAGGTGGCCATCTGTGGTATCAAGGACTATATTCAGGAAGTTTTTGAAGTCTCTGGGTACGACAAAATATTCCCCCTGTATCCGAACAAGGTGGATGCTCTCGCCAGCATGTAA
- a CDS encoding Y-family DNA polymerase, with protein MSAFALIDCNNFYASCERAFRPELRHRPVVVLSNNDGCVIARSNEAKSLGVVMGTPYFKCKTLLEHHGVAVFSSNYALYGDLSARVMRILARFCSNVEIYSIDEAFADFSGIPGGTMTFARRLKATVEAWTGIPISIGIGATKTLAKLANRFAKKHPRCQGVFDLTASPAPDLVLKSTEIGDVWGIGPRHAKRLRSLGVSNAHVFRSQKRDWVKKKMTVTGLHTLLELRGMPCLDFATGPVAKKTIVSSRSFGHPVTRYEDLLEAAAQYTTRAAERLRRQQAVTSHVHFFLQTNTFKRGHPQYSNAAQVPLLIATSHTPTLIKAAHSGLKRIYRKGYTFKKCGVMLSGLEPVNGRWLNLLDLPPESGSRHEPLMQAVDAMNARWGQDTVKFAASGLNGSWHMRRNHRSPRYTTVWKELLEVHAS; from the coding sequence ATGAGTGCCTTTGCCCTGATCGACTGCAACAATTTCTACGCCTCCTGCGAGCGTGCCTTCCGCCCGGAATTGCGCCACCGTCCCGTTGTGGTCCTTTCCAACAATGATGGCTGCGTCATTGCCCGGTCCAACGAGGCAAAATCGTTAGGCGTTGTTATGGGCACGCCGTACTTCAAATGCAAGACCTTGCTTGAGCACCACGGGGTCGCTGTTTTTTCCTCCAATTACGCCCTGTATGGAGACCTGTCCGCACGCGTCATGCGCATACTCGCCAGATTCTGTTCCAATGTGGAAATCTACTCCATCGATGAGGCTTTCGCCGACTTCTCAGGAATTCCCGGAGGGACCATGACCTTTGCCCGCAGACTCAAGGCCACGGTGGAGGCATGGACCGGTATCCCCATTTCCATCGGTATAGGCGCTACCAAAACCCTGGCCAAACTCGCCAATCGATTCGCCAAAAAACATCCCCGATGCCAAGGGGTCTTTGATCTCACTGCCAGCCCTGCCCCTGATCTGGTGCTCAAATCCACGGAAATAGGTGATGTCTGGGGCATCGGTCCTCGCCATGCCAAACGACTGCGCTCCCTTGGCGTCTCCAATGCCCATGTTTTCCGCTCCCAGAAACGGGACTGGGTGAAAAAGAAAATGACCGTCACCGGCCTGCATACCCTGCTGGAACTACGAGGCATGCCCTGCCTTGACTTTGCAACCGGACCAGTGGCCAAGAAAACCATTGTCTCTTCCCGCTCCTTCGGCCACCCGGTCACTCGGTATGAAGACCTGCTTGAAGCTGCGGCGCAATACACCACCCGCGCTGCCGAAAGGCTTCGCCGTCAGCAGGCAGTAACTTCCCACGTTCACTTCTTTCTGCAAACCAATACATTCAAACGTGGTCATCCACAGTACTCCAATGCAGCACAGGTCCCATTGCTCATAGCCACCTCCCACACACCCACCTTGATCAAGGCCGCCCACTCCGGTTTGAAACGAATTTACCGCAAAGGGTATACCTTCAAGAAATGTGGTGTCATGCTCTCAGGACTGGAGCCGGTCAACGGTCGATGGCTCAATCTTCTGGACCTGCCGCCCGAGAGTGGCTCCCGACATGAACCGCTGATGCAGGCTGTGGACGCCATGAATGCCCGGTGGGGACAGGATACCGTCAAATTCGCGGCATCCGGCTTGAACGGAAGCTGGCACATGCGCCGAAACCACCGGTCTCCACGATACACGACAGTCTGGAAAGAGCTGCTTGAAGTCCACGCATCCTGA
- a CDS encoding ABC transporter transmembrane domain-containing protein: MPHINETKRITKTSLYSWVLYKNIHLQLTVVGIILITVALRVLAPEMEKRIINEAIGLRDLPALWRYCAIYIGAVTLAGVLKFVINLMQVSIGERALLVIRNRLYEHLLSLPVQFYRRTSPGNVISYIITEFIPVATFIGQAVAMPTVNILTFLAMAAYMLHLNLTIGLIAILIYPVEILVLPRIQKYFRRASRRRIKHTQRLSGLVGEAVSGVHEVHANASIPLEKARFSKILNEMYKATVMQNGIKFAIKFVNNFFMSLGPFVLFLVGGYYAINGHLDVGSIVAFMSAFQKLYDPWKELMEFWQVYQDSSVRYKQIMRSFDHAPEFAQTVEGRAPYTLTNDVEVRELTFVVGNNIKLLDRVSLKVKGGEHIALVGFSGSGKSTLALCIAQLYRYTGGSILIGGKEVSELAKPDMSFNLGMVAQHPFIFDGTVKANLLYSCEALALQGGSCTESGEEPSLDMLVKLIQQVGLFTDILAFALRTKLDSGTHLGLRQKILQARKEFQEGKDGMFADIADYIEFFDMDSYCHYLSVAENIAFGAAVAEDYDQEHLHLRPKFIEFLEYHGLMAHLIVLGETLARLVTDELGPEPEMEAFTDCPIPITEYGEYQKLANRLDSGEPLSEEENGLILKLALGFTPGIHRQVSLDRGFANRVVNSRKDFIARVEEDTPGIFRFFEADKYIESLNIKDNILFGRVRSGDDVPDIEEEIYHRINQALIMQESLETVLEIGLEFEVGSMGDRLSGGQRQKIALARTFLKNPPILILDEATAALDNKSQTRVQNIITNNMKGKSTVLAVIHRLDMLPYYDKIVVLKDGRIVEQGPYDELVEKRGALHTLLTGNH, encoded by the coding sequence ATGCCGCATATCAACGAAACAAAACGCATAACCAAAACATCCCTCTATTCATGGGTTCTCTATAAGAATATTCACCTACAACTGACGGTTGTCGGCATCATCCTGATCACCGTGGCCCTCCGGGTTCTCGCTCCCGAGATGGAAAAAAGAATCATCAACGAAGCCATCGGCTTGAGAGACCTGCCCGCCTTGTGGCGCTACTGTGCCATTTACATCGGCGCAGTCACTCTGGCTGGGGTGCTCAAATTCGTGATCAACCTGATGCAGGTTTCCATCGGCGAACGGGCCCTGCTGGTTATTCGCAACCGCCTTTATGAACATCTGCTTTCCCTGCCGGTCCAATTCTATCGACGCACCTCGCCGGGCAATGTCATTTCATATATCATCACCGAGTTCATCCCGGTCGCGACCTTCATTGGCCAGGCCGTTGCCATGCCCACAGTCAACATCCTGACCTTCCTGGCCATGGCCGCCTATATGCTGCATCTCAATCTGACCATCGGCCTTATCGCCATTCTTATCTACCCGGTCGAAATTCTGGTCCTGCCCCGTATCCAGAAATATTTCCGACGAGCCAGCCGCCGCCGCATCAAACATACCCAAAGGCTCTCGGGGCTGGTTGGCGAGGCCGTCTCCGGCGTGCATGAAGTCCATGCCAATGCTTCGATCCCCCTTGAGAAGGCCCGTTTTTCCAAGATTCTTAACGAAATGTACAAAGCGACGGTGATGCAGAACGGCATCAAGTTCGCCATCAAGTTCGTCAACAATTTTTTCATGAGCCTCGGACCATTCGTCCTCTTCCTCGTCGGCGGTTACTACGCCATCAACGGTCATCTGGATGTCGGCTCTATCGTGGCCTTCATGTCTGCTTTCCAGAAACTCTACGATCCATGGAAAGAACTGATGGAATTCTGGCAGGTGTATCAGGACAGCTCTGTCCGCTACAAGCAGATCATGCGCTCCTTTGACCATGCCCCGGAGTTTGCCCAGACCGTGGAAGGGCGCGCCCCCTACACCCTGACAAACGACGTGGAAGTCAGGGAATTGACCTTTGTTGTGGGCAACAACATCAAACTCCTTGACCGGGTCTCCCTCAAAGTCAAAGGCGGCGAGCACATCGCCCTGGTAGGATTTTCCGGTTCAGGGAAATCCACACTGGCACTCTGTATCGCCCAACTCTACCGATATACCGGCGGTTCCATCCTGATTGGCGGCAAGGAAGTCAGCGAACTGGCGAAGCCGGACATGTCCTTTAACCTCGGTATGGTGGCACAACACCCGTTCATTTTCGACGGCACGGTCAAGGCAAATCTCCTGTATTCCTGCGAGGCCCTGGCCCTTCAAGGCGGCTCCTGCACGGAATCCGGGGAAGAACCGAGTCTGGACATGCTGGTCAAGCTTATCCAGCAGGTCGGCCTGTTCACGGATATTCTGGCTTTTGCCCTTCGGACCAAATTGGACAGCGGCACACACCTCGGCCTGCGTCAGAAGATCCTTCAGGCCCGTAAAGAATTCCAGGAAGGCAAAGATGGCATGTTTGCCGATATAGCCGACTACATTGAATTTTTTGATATGGATAGCTACTGCCACTATCTCTCCGTGGCGGAGAATATCGCCTTCGGTGCGGCCGTAGCTGAAGACTATGACCAGGAGCATCTCCACCTGCGTCCCAAATTTATCGAATTTCTTGAGTACCATGGCCTTATGGCCCACCTCATCGTCCTTGGCGAAACCTTGGCCCGCCTGGTGACCGACGAACTTGGGCCGGAACCGGAAATGGAGGCCTTTACCGACTGCCCGATTCCGATCACCGAATATGGCGAATACCAGAAACTGGCCAACCGACTCGACTCAGGAGAACCGCTCAGCGAAGAGGAAAACGGACTTATCCTGAAGCTGGCACTCGGCTTTACCCCCGGCATCCATCGCCAGGTCAGCCTGGACCGAGGATTCGCCAACCGAGTCGTCAATTCACGCAAGGATTTCATCGCCAGGGTGGAAGAGGACACTCCCGGCATATTCCGTTTCTTTGAAGCGGATAAATACATTGAGAGCCTGAATATCAAGGATAATATTCTCTTTGGTCGTGTACGTTCCGGTGATGATGTTCCCGACATTGAAGAAGAAATCTATCACCGCATCAATCAGGCCCTGATCATGCAGGAATCCCTGGAGACCGTGCTTGAAATCGGCCTTGAATTCGAAGTCGGCTCCATGGGCGACAGACTTTCCGGCGGCCAACGCCAAAAGATCGCCCTGGCCCGAACATTCCTCAAGAATCCCCCCATCCTGATTCTTGATGAAGCCACAGCCGCGCTGGACAACAAGTCCCAAACCCGCGTCCAGAACATCATCACCAACAACATGAAAGGGAAGTCCACTGTTCTGGCCGTGATACACCGCCTCGACATGCTCCCCTATTACGACAAGATCGTCGTGCTCAAAGATGGCCGGATTGTCGAGCAGGGTCCCTATGATGAATTGGTCGAAAAACGGGGCGCATTGCACACCCTGCTGACGGGGAATCACTAA